In the Ursus arctos isolate Adak ecotype North America unplaced genomic scaffold, UrsArc2.0 scaffold_5, whole genome shotgun sequence genome, one interval contains:
- the ARRDC3 gene encoding arrestin domain-containing protein 3 isoform X2 — protein sequence MVLGKVKSLTISFDCLNDSNVPVYSSGDTVSGRVNLEVTGEIRVKSLKIHARGHAKVRWTESRNAGSNTAYTQNYTEEVEYFNHKDILIGHERDDDNSEEGFNTIHSGRHEYAFSFELPQTPLATSFEGRHGSVRYWVKAELHRPWLLPVKLKKEFTVFEHIDINTPSLLSPQAGTKEKTLCCWFCTSGPISLSAKIERKGYTPGESIQIFAEIENCSSRMVVPKAAIYQTQAFYAKGKMKEVKQLVANLRGESLSSGKTDTWNGKLLKIPPVSPSILDCSIIRVEYSLMVYVDIPGAMDLFLNLPLVIGTIPLHPFGSRTSSVSSQCSMNMNWLGLSLRERPEAPPSYAEVVTEEQRRNNLAPVSACDDFERALQGPLFAYIQEFRFLPPPLYSEIDPNPDQSADDRPSCPSR from the exons atggtgctgggaaaggtGAAGAGTTTGACAATAAGCTTTGACTGTCTTAATGACAGCAATGTCCCTGTGTATTCTAGTGGGGATACAGTCTCAGGAAGGGTGAATTTAGAAGTTACTGGGGAAATCAGagtaaaatctcttaaaattcaTGCAAGAGGACATGCGAAAGTACGCTGGACCGAATCAAGAAACGCCGGCTCCAATACTGCCTATACCCAGAATTACACTGAAGAAGTAGAATATTTCAACCATAAAGACATCTTAATTGGACACGAAAGAG atGATGATAATTCAGAAGAAGGCTTCAACACTATTCATTCAGGAAGGCATGAATATGCATTCAGCTTCGAGCTTCCACAGAC ACCACTTGCTACCTCATTCGAAGGCCGACATGGCAGTGTGCGCTATTGGGTGAAAGCCGAATTGCACAGGCCTTGGCTTCTACCAGTAAAATTAAAGAAGGAATTTACAGTCTTTGAACATATAGATATCAACACTCCTTCATTACTG TCACCCCAAGCAGGCACAAAAGAAAAGACTCTCTGTTGCTGGTTCTGTACCTCAGGCCCAATATCCTTAAGTGCCAAAATCGAAAGGAAGGGCTATACCCCAG gtGAATCAATTCAGATATTTGCTGAGATTGAGAACTGCTCTTCCCGAATGGTAGTGCCAAAGGCAGCCATTTACCAAACACAGGCCTTCTATGCCaaagggaaaatgaaggaagTAAAACAGCTTGTGGCTAACTTGCGTGGGGAATCCTTATCATCTGGAAAGACAGATACATGGAATGGAAAGTTGTTGAAAATTCCACCAGTTTCTCCCTCTATCCTCGACTGTAGCATAATTCGTGTGGAATATTCACTAATG GTATATGTGGATATTCCTGGAGCTATGGACTTATTTCTTAATTTGCCACTTGTCATTGGTACCATTCCTCTACATCCATTTGGTAGCAGAACCTCAAGTGTAAGCAGCCAGTGTAGCATGAATATGAACTGGCTTGGTTTATCCCTGCGGGAAAGACCTGAAG CACCACCCAGCTATGCAGAAGTGGTAACAGAGGAACAAAGGCGGAACAATCTTGCACCAGTGAGTGCTTGTGATGACTTTGAGAGAGCGCTTCAAGGACCACTGTTTGCATATATCCAGGAGTTTCGGTTCTTGCCTCCACCTCTTTATTCAGAG attgaTCCAAATCCTGATCAGTCAGCAGATGATAGACCATCCTGCCCCTCTCGTTGA
- the ARRDC3 gene encoding arrestin domain-containing protein 3 isoform X3 gives MVLGKVKSLTISFDCLNDSNVPVYSSGDTVSGRVNLEVTGEIRVKSLKIHARGHAKVRWTESRNAGSNTAYTQNYTEEVEYFNHKDILIGHERDDDNSEEGFNTIHSGRHEYAFSFELPQTPLATSFEGRHGSVRYWVKAELHRPWLLPVKLKKEFTVFEHIDINTPSLLSPQAGTKEKTLCCWFCTSGPISLSAKIERKGYTPGESIQIFAEIENCSSRMVVPKAAIYQTQAFYAKGKMKEVKQLVANLRGESLSSGKTDTWNGKLLKIPPVSPSILDCSIIRVEYSLMVYVDIPGAMDLFLNLPLVIGTIPLHPFGSRTSSVSSQCSMNMNWLGLSLRERPEEHAVRIACIFFLQHHPAMQKW, from the exons atggtgctgggaaaggtGAAGAGTTTGACAATAAGCTTTGACTGTCTTAATGACAGCAATGTCCCTGTGTATTCTAGTGGGGATACAGTCTCAGGAAGGGTGAATTTAGAAGTTACTGGGGAAATCAGagtaaaatctcttaaaattcaTGCAAGAGGACATGCGAAAGTACGCTGGACCGAATCAAGAAACGCCGGCTCCAATACTGCCTATACCCAGAATTACACTGAAGAAGTAGAATATTTCAACCATAAAGACATCTTAATTGGACACGAAAGAG atGATGATAATTCAGAAGAAGGCTTCAACACTATTCATTCAGGAAGGCATGAATATGCATTCAGCTTCGAGCTTCCACAGAC ACCACTTGCTACCTCATTCGAAGGCCGACATGGCAGTGTGCGCTATTGGGTGAAAGCCGAATTGCACAGGCCTTGGCTTCTACCAGTAAAATTAAAGAAGGAATTTACAGTCTTTGAACATATAGATATCAACACTCCTTCATTACTG TCACCCCAAGCAGGCACAAAAGAAAAGACTCTCTGTTGCTGGTTCTGTACCTCAGGCCCAATATCCTTAAGTGCCAAAATCGAAAGGAAGGGCTATACCCCAG gtGAATCAATTCAGATATTTGCTGAGATTGAGAACTGCTCTTCCCGAATGGTAGTGCCAAAGGCAGCCATTTACCAAACACAGGCCTTCTATGCCaaagggaaaatgaaggaagTAAAACAGCTTGTGGCTAACTTGCGTGGGGAATCCTTATCATCTGGAAAGACAGATACATGGAATGGAAAGTTGTTGAAAATTCCACCAGTTTCTCCCTCTATCCTCGACTGTAGCATAATTCGTGTGGAATATTCACTAATG GTATATGTGGATATTCCTGGAGCTATGGACTTATTTCTTAATTTGCCACTTGTCATTGGTACCATTCCTCTACATCCATTTGGTAGCAGAACCTCAAGTGTAAGCAGCCAGTGTAGCATGAATATGAACTGGCTTGGTTTATCCCTGCGGGAAAGACCTGAAG AACATGCTGTTCGAATTGCGTGTATCTTTTTCCTTCAGCACCACCCAGCTATGCAGAAGTGGTAA
- the ARRDC3 gene encoding arrestin domain-containing protein 3 isoform X1 yields the protein MVLGKVKSLTISFDCLNDSNVPVYSSGDTVSGRVNLEVTGEIRVKSLKIHARGHAKVRWTESRNAGSNTAYTQNYTEEVEYFNHKDILIGHERDDDNSEEGFNTIHSGRHEYAFSFELPQTPLATSFEGRHGSVRYWVKAELHRPWLLPVKLKKEFTVFEHIDINTPSLLSPQAGTKEKTLCCWFCTSGPISLSAKIERKGYTPGESIQIFAEIENCSSRMVVPKAAIYQTQAFYAKGKMKEVKQLVANLRGESLSSGKTDTWNGKLLKIPPVSPSILDCSIIRVEYSLMVYVDIPGAMDLFLNLPLVIGTIPLHPFGSRTSSVSSQCSMNMNWLGLSLRERPEAPPSYAEVVTEEQRRNNLAPVSACDDFERALQGPLFAYIQEFRFLPPPLYSEVSTRSASLKWADSPGKQHYRLF from the exons atggtgctgggaaaggtGAAGAGTTTGACAATAAGCTTTGACTGTCTTAATGACAGCAATGTCCCTGTGTATTCTAGTGGGGATACAGTCTCAGGAAGGGTGAATTTAGAAGTTACTGGGGAAATCAGagtaaaatctcttaaaattcaTGCAAGAGGACATGCGAAAGTACGCTGGACCGAATCAAGAAACGCCGGCTCCAATACTGCCTATACCCAGAATTACACTGAAGAAGTAGAATATTTCAACCATAAAGACATCTTAATTGGACACGAAAGAG atGATGATAATTCAGAAGAAGGCTTCAACACTATTCATTCAGGAAGGCATGAATATGCATTCAGCTTCGAGCTTCCACAGAC ACCACTTGCTACCTCATTCGAAGGCCGACATGGCAGTGTGCGCTATTGGGTGAAAGCCGAATTGCACAGGCCTTGGCTTCTACCAGTAAAATTAAAGAAGGAATTTACAGTCTTTGAACATATAGATATCAACACTCCTTCATTACTG TCACCCCAAGCAGGCACAAAAGAAAAGACTCTCTGTTGCTGGTTCTGTACCTCAGGCCCAATATCCTTAAGTGCCAAAATCGAAAGGAAGGGCTATACCCCAG gtGAATCAATTCAGATATTTGCTGAGATTGAGAACTGCTCTTCCCGAATGGTAGTGCCAAAGGCAGCCATTTACCAAACACAGGCCTTCTATGCCaaagggaaaatgaaggaagTAAAACAGCTTGTGGCTAACTTGCGTGGGGAATCCTTATCATCTGGAAAGACAGATACATGGAATGGAAAGTTGTTGAAAATTCCACCAGTTTCTCCCTCTATCCTCGACTGTAGCATAATTCGTGTGGAATATTCACTAATG GTATATGTGGATATTCCTGGAGCTATGGACTTATTTCTTAATTTGCCACTTGTCATTGGTACCATTCCTCTACATCCATTTGGTAGCAGAACCTCAAGTGTAAGCAGCCAGTGTAGCATGAATATGAACTGGCTTGGTTTATCCCTGCGGGAAAGACCTGAAG CACCACCCAGCTATGCAGAAGTGGTAACAGAGGAACAAAGGCGGAACAATCTTGCACCAGTGAGTGCTTGTGATGACTTTGAGAGAGCGCTTCAAGGACCACTGTTTGCATATATCCAGGAGTTTCGGTTCTTGCCTCCACCTCTTTATTCAGAGGTAAGCACCAGATCTGCAAGTCTGAAATGGGCTGACTCTCCTGGGAAACAGCATtacagacttttttaa